In Acidobacteriota bacterium, the sequence ATGTGCTTTCACTGGAAGATGAAATCGTCGGCGAGATCACGCGGCAAATCAAGCTTCAAGTCACACCGGAAGAGAAGACGCGGCTGACAGCAGTGCGCCATATCGAACCCGAAGCATACGAGGCATATCTCAAGGGGCTTTCCGCATTGCATCGCCGTAGCCCAAAAGATTTGGAAATTGCGCTGCAGTACTTTCAGAGCGCAATAGAGAAGGACCCGAATTTTGCTGCACCCTATGCCGGCATTGCGCAGGTCTGGGGTCACCGCGTCGTGCTGGGATTGGTGAAGCGGAGCGATGTGATGGATCAAGACATAATCTGGGCGCGCAAGGCGCTCGAACTCGATCCCAACTCTTCCGAGGCACACCAGGTCTGGGGACTTGTTTCGTCCGTCCATGTAGCGAATTGGGAAACTGCCGACAAAGAGTTTCGCCGCGCCATTGAGCTTAGTCCGAACGATCCGGATGCTCACCAGTACTACAGCGGATTTCTCGAGGCGCAGGGCCAACTCTCAGCAGCAATAGCAGAGGCGCAAAAGGCAGTAGAACTTGATCCTCTCTCTCCGATGACGCACGGGGCATATTCGCAGCGCCTTCTGGTGACTCACCGCTACGACGAAGCGATTGCCGAATGCAGGAAAAGTCTCGAATTGAACCCATCAGCACCGGCCCCCCATCATCATCTGGCCGTCGCATACCACATGAAAGGAATGGACCAGCAGGCGTTCGCCGAGGCGAAGGCAGACTTTGGCGAAATTCGCCACGATGCGGATGTTGTTGCTGCGCTGGACAAGGGTTATGCACACGGTGGATTTCAGGCAGCGATGCGGCAAGCGGCGGAGGTTTTGGCCGAGCGCTCAAAGCAGAAGTTTGTGCCGTCCTCGTACATCGCGGAGCTCTATGCCTTTGCCGGAGACAGGAGTGACGCCCTGGCATGGCTGCGAACGAGTCTCGATCGCCAGGAACTGGCGGCCGCATTTCTTCGCCTGCCTACCTGGGACTTCGTACGGTCAGATCCCGATTTCCAGGAAATATTTCAGAAGCGCATGAAACCGCAGTAGGGAGGGGCCACCAGGTCAGATTCACCTGTACGACAAATTCATACTTTGTGTGATAATACCAAGATGGGTATTTCCCGCTCTCGCCGCTCCCGAGTCTTTACCATTAGCTTCCCTGAAGACTTGGCACTTCAAGTCGATCTGGTAGCTCGCCGGGAAAGCCGCAACATCAGCGAACTTTTTCGTGAAGCCTTTCGCATCTATCGGCTGGAAAGCGTCCATCGTCAACTAGAGCGCTCCCGAGCTGCCGCACGGCGTCGAAGACCTCAGCCGGACTATGAGCAACTAAACGTTGAGAGTCTCGTAGACGAGGTTCGCTCAACGCGGACCCGCAAGAAGAGAAAGTGATCGTTGTTCTGGATTCAGGCATCTGGATTTCAGGATTTCATTTCGGGGGAATACCGCTCGCGGCGTTAGATCAAGCCTTTATCTACGACCATATCGCGATTTGTGAAGAAATCATTACAGAGGTATCCACGATCATGGTGTCTAAATTTGGCTGGACAGAAAGACATGTTCATTCGGCCTTGCGGAGCTATTTGGCTGGAGCAAAGCACGTCACAATGAAAGGCGATCTCACCGGCGTGTGCCGCGATCCGAAAGACGACATGCTTTTTGAGTGCGCCGTGCGTGCAAAAGCGGAAATCATCGTCTCCGGCGACAAGGACGTTCTGGAAGTCGGCGAATATCGGGGCATTCGTGTCATCACCGCTCGGCAATACTTAAC encodes:
- a CDS encoding putative toxin-antitoxin system toxin component, PIN family produces the protein MIVVLDSGIWISGFHFGGIPLAALDQAFIYDHIAICEEIITEVSTIMVSKFGWTERHVHSALRSYLAGAKHVTMKGDLTGVCRDPKDDMLFECAVRAKAEIIVSGDKDVLEVGEYRGIRVITARQYLTK